One stretch of Scatophagus argus isolate fScaArg1 chromosome 18, fScaArg1.pri, whole genome shotgun sequence DNA includes these proteins:
- the usp12a gene encoding ubiquitin carboxyl-terminal hydrolase 12A has translation MEILMTVSKFASFCTMGANASALEKEIGSEQFPVNEHYFGLVNFGNTCYCNSVLQALYFCRPFREKILAYRSQPRRKENLLTCLADLFHSIANQKRKVGVIPPKKFITRLRKENELFDNYMQQDAHEFLNYLLNTIADLLQEERKQEKTNGRLANGTLDCQNNNSNATPAPTWVHEIFQGTLTNETRCLTCETISSKDEDFLDLSVDVEQNTSITHCLRGFSNTETLCSEYKYYCEECRSKQEAHKRMRVKKLPMILALHLKRFKYMEQLQRYTKLSYRVVFPLELRLFNTSGDATNPERLYDLVAVVVHCGSGPNRGHYIAIVKSHDFWLLFDDDIVEKIDAQAIEEFYGLTSEISKNSESGYILFYQSRD, from the exons ATGGAAATCCTAATGACAGTCTCCAAATTTGCCTCTTTTTGTACCATG GGCGCCAATGCCTCTGCACTGGAGAAAGAGATTGGATCTGAACAGTTTCCGGTCAATGAGCACTACTTTGGCCTGGTCAAT TTCGGGAACACCTGCTACTGCAACTCGGTGCTGCAGGCTCTATATTTCTGCCGACCGTTTCGGGAGAAGATTTTGGCATACCGGAGTCAGCCTCGGCGGAAGGAGAACCTGCTCACCTGCTTGGCTGACCTCTTCCACAGTATCGCCAACCAGAAGAGGAAAGTGGGTGTCATACCACCCAAGAAGTTCATCACACGACTACGCAAGGAGAATG AGCTGTTTGACAACTACATGCAGCAGGATGCCCACGAGTTCCTGAACTACCTGCTCAACACCATCGCAGACCTACttcaggaggagaggaagcaggagaagaCCAATGGCCGCCTTGCCAACGGCACATTGGACTGtcagaacaacaacagtaacGCCACACCCGCTCCCACCTGGGTCCATGAGATCTTCCAAGGCACTCTGACCAATGAGACGCGCTGCCTCACCTGCGAAACA ATAAGCAGTAAAGATGAGGACTTTCTGGACCTTTCTGTGGACGTAGAACAGAATACCTCCATCACGCACTGCCTCAG AGGTTTCAGTAATACAGAGACACTCTGCAGTGAGTACAAATACTACTGTGAAGAATGTAGAAGCAAGCAGGAGGCACACAAGAG GATGCGCGTAAAGAAACTGCCAATGATCTTGGCTTTGCACCTAAAGCGCTTTAAGTACATGGAGCAGCTGCAGCGCTACACCAAGTTGTCCTATCGCGTCGTCTTCCCCCTGGAGCTCCGCCTCTTCAACACCTCCGGGGACGCCACCAATCCTGAAAGGCTCTACGACCTGGTCGCCGTggtggtgcattgtgggag TGGTCCAAACAGGGGTCACTACATTGCCATTGTGAAAAGCCACGACTTCTGGTTGCTGTTTGATGATGACATCGTGGAG AAAATCGATGCACAGGCTATAGAAGAATTCTACGGTCTCACTTCTGAAATCTCCAAGAACTCTGAGTCGGGCTACATCCTCTTTTACCAGTCCAGGGACTAA
- the gpr12 gene encoding G-protein coupled receptor 12 codes for MSEEPAVTPSWLTPDPTAWASGGGGPVDNSTSLGTFPPDSLPPSQLPLLVNPWDIVLCSSGTLIACENALVVLVIWQNPALRAPMFLLIGSLALADLLAGLGLVLHFTCAYLLRSDAAQLLTVGLVVASFSASVFSLLAITIDRYLSLYYALTYNSERTAAFTYTMLVLLWGLSLCLGLLPVTGVNCLAEEATCSVVRPLTKNNIAVLSVSFLLLFGLMLQLYVQICKIVMRHAHQIALQHHFLAATPHYVTTRKGVSTLAIILGTFAACWMPFTVYSLIADYTYPPLYTYATLVPATYNSVINPVIYAFRNQEIQKALWLVCCGCVPASVAQRARTPSDV; via the coding sequence ATGAGTGAAGAGCCAGCGGTCACCCCCAGCTGGCTGACCCCTGACCCCACAGCATGGGCCAGCGGAGGCGGGGGACCGGTGGACAACAGCACCAGCCTGGGGACGTTTCCACCAGACTCCCTCCCGCCCAGCCAGCTGCCCCTGCTTGTCAACCCCTGGGACATTGTGCTGTGCTCATCGGGGACTTTGATAGCCTGTGAGAACGCCCTGGTGGTGCTGGTGATCTGGCAGAACCCGGCACTCAGAGCCCCCATGTTCCTGCTGATTGGAAGCCTGGCGCTGGCCGACCTACTGGCCGGCCTGGGCCTGGTGCTTCACTTCACCTGTGCCTACTTGCTTCGTTCTGATGCGGCGCAGCTGCTGACCGTTGGCCTGGTCGTGGCCTCCTTTTCCGCCTCCGTCTTCAGCCTGCTGGCCATTACTATTGACCGCTACCTGTCGCTGTACTATGCTCTCACCTACAACTCGGAACGGACAGCGGCCTTCACCTACACTATGCTCGTGCTGCTGTGGGGCCTCTCCTTGTGTCTGGGCCTGCTGCCGGTCACGGGGGTCAACTGCCTGGCAGAAGAGGCCACATGCAGTGTGGTGCGGCCGCTCACAAAGAACAACATCGCCGTGCTGTCCGtctccttcctgctgctcttcgGCCTCATGCTGCAACTCTACGTCCAGATCTGCAAGATTGTGATGCGCCACGCTCACCAGATCGCCCTCCAGCACCACTTCCTGGCTGCTACACCCCACTACGTCACGACACGGAAGGGCGTGTCCACGCTGGCCATCATCCTGGGTACCTTTGCCGCCTGCTGGATGCCATTCACTGTCTACTCTCTGATCGCTGACTACACCTACCCTCCGCTGTACACTTACGCCACGCTGGTGCCTGCCACCTACAACTCTGTCATCAACCCGGTCATCTACGCCTTCAGGAACCAGGAGATCCAGAAGGCGCTGTGGCTGGTGTGCTGTGGCTGCGTGCCGGCCAGCGTGGCTCAGCGTGCACGGACCCCTAGCGATGTCTGA